One Chanodichthys erythropterus isolate Z2021 chromosome 10, ASM2448905v1, whole genome shotgun sequence DNA segment encodes these proteins:
- the LOC137028015 gene encoding SLAM family member 5-like isoform X3 has protein sequence MICVLSICFLLWKGVSGAEDAVKSVSVTEGDSVTLDAGLIETQRVDLILWTFGPESTRIAQINKIINKVSLYNDALDGRFRDRLKLDDQTGSLTITNIRAEHAGLYQLQIFGGKEVPPKKFSIIVSARLPVPVISRECSSSSSSSSSCSLVCSAVNVSHVTLSWYKGNSLLSSISVSDLSISLSLPLEVEYQDKNTYSCVLNNPTSNQTQHLDITHLCHTCSVDWSTLKTESGLQLSHIVLICVFVGVIVLVVAAIGIFTFRRKRRNTNQMGRSPGQDTELNNVCSADEVILEKVELKTVSVTVGESVTLNTGVTEIQGFDVLHWRFGKSGADDTNPFVVIARLNELNNSGCYNHDESFKDRIHLDRVHLDQNTGYLTISDIKPTDFGIYKLNITRNGQNMISKTFLVQDSSESREDASEETNSLLKNGQITENTCL, from the exons ATGATCTGTGTTTTGTCTATCTGCTTCTTACTATGGAAAG GTGTGTCTGGTGCTGAAGATGCAGTGAAGTCAGTATCAGTGacggagggagattcagtcactctagaTGCTGGTCTTATTGAAACACAGAGGGTTGATCTGATACTGTGGACGTTTGGACCTGAAAGCACTCGTATAGCTCAAatcaataaaattattaataaggtctcattataCAATGATGctcttgatgggagattcagagacagactgaagctggatgATCAGAccggatctctgaccatcacaaacatcagAGCTGAACATGCTGGACTTTATCAACTACAGATCTTTGGCGGAAAAGAAGTCCCACCCAAAAAATTCAGTATTATTGTTTCTG CtcgtctgcctgttcctgtcatcagcagagaatgttcttcatcatcatcatcatcatcatcatgttcattggtgtgttcagctgtgaatgtgagtcatgtgactctctcctggtacaaaggaaacagtttattgtccagcatcagtgtgtctgatctcagcatcagtctctctctacctctggaggtggaatatcaggataaaaacacctacagctgtgtgctgaacaatcccaCCAGCAACCAGACTCAACATCTGGACATCACTCACCTCTGTCACACATGTTCAG TGGACTGGTCAACGCTCAAAACAGAAAGTGGTTTACAGCTCAGTCATATAGTGCTGATCTGTGTCTTTGTTGGAGTAATTGTCCTAGTCGTTGCTGCTATTGGGATATTCACCTTCCGCAGGAAACGCAGAAATACAAATCAAATGG GACGAAGTCCTGGGCAAGACACTGAGCTGAATAATG TTTGTTCAGCTGATGAGGTCATTCTGGAGAAAGTTGAACTGAAGACGGTGTCGGTGACGGTGGGAGAGTCTGTCACTCTAAACACCGGCGTCACTGAAATACAAGGTTTTGATGTGCTACACTGGAGGTTTGGAAAATCAGGCGCAGATGACACAAATCCGTTTGTTGTCATTGCCAGACTGAATGAACTGAACAATAGTGGTTGTTATAATCATGATGAGAGTTTTAAAGACAGAATACACCTGGATAGAGTACACCTGGATCAAAACACTGGATATCTCACAATCAGTGACATCAAACCTACAGACTTTGGAATTTACAAACTAAATATCACCAGGAATGGACAAAATATGATCTCCAAGACATTTCTTGTCCAAG ATTCTTCAGAAAGCAGAGAAGATGCATCAGAGGAGACAAACTCACTGTTGAAGAACGGACAGATCACTGAAAACACGTGTCTATAG
- the LOC137028015 gene encoding CD48 antigen-like isoform X4 — protein sequence MICVLSICFLLWKGVSGAEDAVKSVSVTEGDSVTLDAGLIETQRVDLILWTFGPESTRIAQINKIINKVSLYNDALDGRFRDRLKLDDQTGSLTITNIRAEHAGLYQLQIFGGKEVPPKKFSIIVSARLPVPVISRECSSSSSSSSSCSLVCSAVNVSHVTLSWYKGNSLLSSISVSDLSISLSLPLEVEYQDKNTYSCVLNNPTSNQTQHLDITHLCHTCSAPGLSAGEIALVCVCALIVAAVLCGFYYYHQRKTSKQADQGDQPDEEHILLTNGVFSEKDEIKSLSVIEGESLTLYTDVTEIQENERICWKFADSEERHCAEFVVIAKWDKPNNEEYLYNEERFKDCLKLDHKTGSLTISNITPKHYGHYKLQITCDGQNISKTFSVVAYVSSNGKTRDAPEESNPPLKTEEEHIKHWNIIHIYSIVISIPKL from the exons ATGATCTGTGTTTTGTCTATCTGCTTCTTACTATGGAAAG GTGTGTCTGGTGCTGAAGATGCAGTGAAGTCAGTATCAGTGacggagggagattcagtcactctagaTGCTGGTCTTATTGAAACACAGAGGGTTGATCTGATACTGTGGACGTTTGGACCTGAAAGCACTCGTATAGCTCAAatcaataaaattattaataaggtctcattataCAATGATGctcttgatgggagattcagagacagactgaagctggatgATCAGAccggatctctgaccatcacaaacatcagAGCTGAACATGCTGGACTTTATCAACTACAGATCTTTGGCGGAAAAGAAGTCCCACCCAAAAAATTCAGTATTATTGTTTCTG CtcgtctgcctgttcctgtcatcagcagagaatgttcttcatcatcatcatcatcatcatcatgttcattggtgtgttcagctgtgaatgtgagtcatgtgactctctcctggtacaaaggaaacagtttattgtccagcatcagtgtgtctgatctcagcatcagtctctctctacctctggaggtggaatatcaggataaaaacacctacagctgtgtgctgaacaatcccaCCAGCAACCAGACTCAACATCTGGACATCACTCACCTCTGTCACACATGTTCAG CACCAGGTTTGTCTGCAGGTGAAATAGCGCTGGTTTGTGTTTGTGCTCTGATTGTGGCTGCTGTTTTGTGTGGTTTTTACTATTATCATCAACGCAAGACGTCTAAACAAGCAGATCAAGGGG ATCAACCTGATGAAGAACATATTCTGCTAACCAATG GTGTGTTCAGTGAGAAAGATGAAATTAAGTCATTGTCCGTGATTGAGGGAGAATCTCTCACGCTATACACTGATGTCACTGAAATCCAGGAAAATGAGCGGATATGCTGGAAGTTTGCTGATTCAGAAGAACGCCATTGTGCTGAATTTGTTGTCATCGCTAAGTGGGATAAACCGAACAATGAGGAATACTTATATAATGAAGAAAGATTCAAAGACTGTTTGAAACTGGACCACAAAACTGGATCTCTCACCATCTCTAACATCACACCTAAACATTATGGACATTATAAACTACAGATCACCTGCGACGGACAGAATATCTCAAAGACGTTCAGCGTTGTTGCCTATGTGA GTTCCAATGGCAAGACAAGGGACGCTCCAGAGGAGTCAAACCCGCCCTTGAAAACAGAAGAGGAGCATATAAAACACTGGAATATAATCCACATCTATTCAATCGTCATTTCAATTCCCAAATTATGA
- the LOC137028015 gene encoding SLAM family member 5-like isoform X1: MHRNMLFVFIFAGLLVDGVFGVTGGVKSVSVMEGESVTLYCDVTEIQKADLILWTFGPDSTRIAQINRSANKVSLYNDVLDGRFRDRLHLDKTGSLTITNTRTEHSGVYELQTFGGNEAPPKKFSIIVSAPLPVPDIIRDCSLSEKSPKQNCSLLCSAVNVGHVTLSWYKGNSLLSSISVSDLSISLSLPLEVEYQDKNTYSCVLNNPISNQTQHLDITHLCHTCAAPGLSAGEIALVCVCALIVAAVLCGFYYYHQRKTSKQADQGDQPDEEHILLTNGVFSEKDEIKSLSVIEGESLTLYTDVTEIQENERICWKFADSEERHCAEFVVIAKWDKPNNEEYLYNEERFKDCLKLDHKTGSLTISNITPKHYGHYKLQITCDGQNISKTFSVVAYVSSNGKTRDAPEESNPPLKTEEEHIKHWNIIHIYSIVISIPKL; this comes from the exons atgcacagaaatatgctgtttgttttcattttcgCCGGGTTACTCGTGGACG GTGTGTTTGGTGTTACAGGTGGAGTGAAGtcagtgtcagtgatggagggagagTCTGTCACTTTATACTGTGATGTTACTGAAATTCAGAAAGCTGATCTGATACTGTGGACGTTTGGACCTGACAGCACTCGTATAGCTCAAATCAACAGATCGGCCAATAAGGTCTCGTTATATAatgatgttcttgatgggagattcagagacagactacATCTGGAcaagactggatctctgaccatcacaaacaccagaaCTGAACACAGCGGCGTTTATGAACTACAGACCTTTGGTGGAAATGAGGCACCACCGAAGAAATTCAGTATTATTGTTTCTG ctcctctgcccgttcctgataTTATCAGAGACTGTTCATTATCAGAAAAATCACCAAAGCAGAATTGTTCACTGttgtgttcagctgtgaatgtgggtcatgtgactctctcctggtacaaaggaaacagtttattgtccagcatcagtgtgtctgatctcagcatcagtctctctctacctctggaggtggaatatcaggataaaaacacctacagctgtgtgctgaacaatcccatcagcaaccagactcaacatctggacatcactcacctctgtcacacatgtgcaG CACCAGGTTTGTCTGCAGGTGAAATAGCGCTGGTTTGTGTTTGTGCTCTGATTGTGGCTGCTGTTTTGTGTGGTTTTTACTATTATCATCAACGCAAGACGTCTAAACAAGCAGATCAAGGGG ATCAACCTGATGAAGAACATATTCTGCTAACCAATG GTGTGTTCAGTGAGAAAGATGAAATTAAGTCATTGTCCGTGATTGAGGGAGAATCTCTCACGCTATACACTGATGTCACTGAAATCCAGGAAAATGAGCGGATATGCTGGAAGTTTGCTGATTCAGAAGAACGCCATTGTGCTGAATTTGTTGTCATCGCTAAGTGGGATAAACCGAACAATGAGGAATACTTATATAATGAAGAAAGATTCAAAGACTGTTTGAAACTGGACCACAAAACTGGATCTCTCACCATCTCTAACATCACACCTAAACATTATGGACATTATAAACTACAGATCACCTGCGACGGACAGAATATCTCAAAGACGTTCAGCGTTGTTGCCTATGTGA GTTCCAATGGCAAGACAAGGGACGCTCCAGAGGAGTCAAACCCGCCCTTGAAAACAGAAGAGGAGCATATAAAACACTGGAATATAATCCACATCTATTCAATCGTCATTTCAATTCCCAAATTATGA
- the LOC137028015 gene encoding SLAM family member 5-like isoform X2 has protein sequence MICVLSICFLLWKGVSGAEDAVKSVSVTEGDSVTLDAGLIETQRVDLILWTFGPESTRIAQINKIINKVSLYNDALDGRFRDRLKLDDQTGSLTITNIRAEHAGLYQLQIFGGKEVPPKKFSIIVSARLPVPVISRECSSSSSSSSSCSLVCSAVNVSHVTLSWYKGNSLLSSISVSDLSISLSLPLEVEYQDKNTYSCVLNNPTSNQTQHLDITHLCHTCSVDWSTLKTESGLQLSHIVLICVFVGVIVLVVAAIGIFTFRRKRRNTNQMAGRSPGQDTELNNVCSADEVILEKVELKTVSVTVGESVTLNTGVTEIQGFDVLHWRFGKSGADDTNPFVVIARLNELNNSGCYNHDESFKDRIHLDRVHLDQNTGYLTISDIKPTDFGIYKLNITRNGQNMISKTFLVQDSSESREDASEETNSLLKNGQITENTCL, from the exons ATGATCTGTGTTTTGTCTATCTGCTTCTTACTATGGAAAG GTGTGTCTGGTGCTGAAGATGCAGTGAAGTCAGTATCAGTGacggagggagattcagtcactctagaTGCTGGTCTTATTGAAACACAGAGGGTTGATCTGATACTGTGGACGTTTGGACCTGAAAGCACTCGTATAGCTCAAatcaataaaattattaataaggtctcattataCAATGATGctcttgatgggagattcagagacagactgaagctggatgATCAGAccggatctctgaccatcacaaacatcagAGCTGAACATGCTGGACTTTATCAACTACAGATCTTTGGCGGAAAAGAAGTCCCACCCAAAAAATTCAGTATTATTGTTTCTG CtcgtctgcctgttcctgtcatcagcagagaatgttcttcatcatcatcatcatcatcatcatgttcattggtgtgttcagctgtgaatgtgagtcatgtgactctctcctggtacaaaggaaacagtttattgtccagcatcagtgtgtctgatctcagcatcagtctctctctacctctggaggtggaatatcaggataaaaacacctacagctgtgtgctgaacaatcccaCCAGCAACCAGACTCAACATCTGGACATCACTCACCTCTGTCACACATGTTCAG TGGACTGGTCAACGCTCAAAACAGAAAGTGGTTTACAGCTCAGTCATATAGTGCTGATCTGTGTCTTTGTTGGAGTAATTGTCCTAGTCGTTGCTGCTATTGGGATATTCACCTTCCGCAGGAAACGCAGAAATACAAATCAAATGG CAGGACGAAGTCCTGGGCAAGACACTGAGCTGAATAATG TTTGTTCAGCTGATGAGGTCATTCTGGAGAAAGTTGAACTGAAGACGGTGTCGGTGACGGTGGGAGAGTCTGTCACTCTAAACACCGGCGTCACTGAAATACAAGGTTTTGATGTGCTACACTGGAGGTTTGGAAAATCAGGCGCAGATGACACAAATCCGTTTGTTGTCATTGCCAGACTGAATGAACTGAACAATAGTGGTTGTTATAATCATGATGAGAGTTTTAAAGACAGAATACACCTGGATAGAGTACACCTGGATCAAAACACTGGATATCTCACAATCAGTGACATCAAACCTACAGACTTTGGAATTTACAAACTAAATATCACCAGGAATGGACAAAATATGATCTCCAAGACATTTCTTGTCCAAG ATTCTTCAGAAAGCAGAGAAGATGCATCAGAGGAGACAAACTCACTGTTGAAGAACGGACAGATCACTGAAAACACGTGTCTATAG
- the LOC137028015 gene encoding CD48 antigen-like isoform X7 yields MICVLSICFLLWKGVSGAEDAVKSVSVTEGDSVTLDAGLIETQRVDLILWTFGPESTRIAQINKIINKVSLYNDALDGRFRDRLKLDDQTGSLTITNIRAEHAGLYQLQIFGGKEVPPKKFSIIVSARLPVPVISRECSSSSSSSSSCSLVCSAVNVSHVTLSWYKGNSLLSSISVSDLSISLSLPLEVEYQDKNTYSCVLNNPTSNQTQHLDITHLCHTCSGRSPGQDTELNNVCSADEVILEKVELKTVSVTVGESVTLNTGVTEIQGFDVLHWRFGKSGADDTNPFVVIARLNELNNSGCYNHDESFKDRIHLDRVHLDQNTGYLTISDIKPTDFGIYKLNITRNGQNMISKTFLVQDSSESREDASEETNSLLKNGQITENTCL; encoded by the exons ATGATCTGTGTTTTGTCTATCTGCTTCTTACTATGGAAAG GTGTGTCTGGTGCTGAAGATGCAGTGAAGTCAGTATCAGTGacggagggagattcagtcactctagaTGCTGGTCTTATTGAAACACAGAGGGTTGATCTGATACTGTGGACGTTTGGACCTGAAAGCACTCGTATAGCTCAAatcaataaaattattaataaggtctcattataCAATGATGctcttgatgggagattcagagacagactgaagctggatgATCAGAccggatctctgaccatcacaaacatcagAGCTGAACATGCTGGACTTTATCAACTACAGATCTTTGGCGGAAAAGAAGTCCCACCCAAAAAATTCAGTATTATTGTTTCTG CtcgtctgcctgttcctgtcatcagcagagaatgttcttcatcatcatcatcatcatcatcatgttcattggtgtgttcagctgtgaatgtgagtcatgtgactctctcctggtacaaaggaaacagtttattgtccagcatcagtgtgtctgatctcagcatcagtctctctctacctctggaggtggaatatcaggataaaaacacctacagctgtgtgctgaacaatcccaCCAGCAACCAGACTCAACATCTGGACATCACTCACCTCTGTCACACATGTTCAG GACGAAGTCCTGGGCAAGACACTGAGCTGAATAATG TTTGTTCAGCTGATGAGGTCATTCTGGAGAAAGTTGAACTGAAGACGGTGTCGGTGACGGTGGGAGAGTCTGTCACTCTAAACACCGGCGTCACTGAAATACAAGGTTTTGATGTGCTACACTGGAGGTTTGGAAAATCAGGCGCAGATGACACAAATCCGTTTGTTGTCATTGCCAGACTGAATGAACTGAACAATAGTGGTTGTTATAATCATGATGAGAGTTTTAAAGACAGAATACACCTGGATAGAGTACACCTGGATCAAAACACTGGATATCTCACAATCAGTGACATCAAACCTACAGACTTTGGAATTTACAAACTAAATATCACCAGGAATGGACAAAATATGATCTCCAAGACATTTCTTGTCCAAG ATTCTTCAGAAAGCAGAGAAGATGCATCAGAGGAGACAAACTCACTGTTGAAGAACGGACAGATCACTGAAAACACGTGTCTATAG
- the LOC137028015 gene encoding SLAM family member 5-like isoform X5, with protein MHRNMLFVFIFAGLLVDGVFGVTGGVKSVSVMEGESVTLYCDVTEIQKADLILWTFGPDSTRIAQINRSANKVSLYNDVLDGRFRDRLHLDKTGSLTITNTRTEHSGVYELQTFGGNEAPPKKFSIIVSAPLPVPDIIRDCSLSEKSPKQNCSLLCSAVNVGHVTLSWYKGNSLLSSISVSDLSISLSLPLEVEYQDKNTYSCVLNNPISNQTQHLDITHLCHTCAAPGLSAGEIALVCVCALIVAAVLCGFYYYHQRKTSKQADQGDQPDEEHILLTNGVFSEKDEIKSLSVIEGESLTLYTDVTEIQENERICWKFADSEERHCAEFVVIAKWDKPNNEEYLYNEERFKDCLKLDHKTGSLTISNITPKHYGHYKLQITCDGQNISKTFSVVAYVPMARQGTLQRSQTRP; from the exons atgcacagaaatatgctgtttgttttcattttcgCCGGGTTACTCGTGGACG GTGTGTTTGGTGTTACAGGTGGAGTGAAGtcagtgtcagtgatggagggagagTCTGTCACTTTATACTGTGATGTTACTGAAATTCAGAAAGCTGATCTGATACTGTGGACGTTTGGACCTGACAGCACTCGTATAGCTCAAATCAACAGATCGGCCAATAAGGTCTCGTTATATAatgatgttcttgatgggagattcagagacagactacATCTGGAcaagactggatctctgaccatcacaaacaccagaaCTGAACACAGCGGCGTTTATGAACTACAGACCTTTGGTGGAAATGAGGCACCACCGAAGAAATTCAGTATTATTGTTTCTG ctcctctgcccgttcctgataTTATCAGAGACTGTTCATTATCAGAAAAATCACCAAAGCAGAATTGTTCACTGttgtgttcagctgtgaatgtgggtcatgtgactctctcctggtacaaaggaaacagtttattgtccagcatcagtgtgtctgatctcagcatcagtctctctctacctctggaggtggaatatcaggataaaaacacctacagctgtgtgctgaacaatcccatcagcaaccagactcaacatctggacatcactcacctctgtcacacatgtgcaG CACCAGGTTTGTCTGCAGGTGAAATAGCGCTGGTTTGTGTTTGTGCTCTGATTGTGGCTGCTGTTTTGTGTGGTTTTTACTATTATCATCAACGCAAGACGTCTAAACAAGCAGATCAAGGGG ATCAACCTGATGAAGAACATATTCTGCTAACCAATG GTGTGTTCAGTGAGAAAGATGAAATTAAGTCATTGTCCGTGATTGAGGGAGAATCTCTCACGCTATACACTGATGTCACTGAAATCCAGGAAAATGAGCGGATATGCTGGAAGTTTGCTGATTCAGAAGAACGCCATTGTGCTGAATTTGTTGTCATCGCTAAGTGGGATAAACCGAACAATGAGGAATACTTATATAATGAAGAAAGATTCAAAGACTGTTTGAAACTGGACCACAAAACTGGATCTCTCACCATCTCTAACATCACACCTAAACATTATGGACATTATAAACTACAGATCACCTGCGACGGACAGAATATCTCAAAGACGTTCAGCGTTGTTGCCTAT GTTCCAATGGCAAGACAAGGGACGCTCCAGAGGAGTCAAACCCGCCCTTGA
- the LOC137028015 gene encoding CD48 antigen-like isoform X6 yields MICVLSICFLLWKGVSGAEDAVKSVSVTEGDSVTLDAGLIETQRVDLILWTFGPESTRIAQINKIINKVSLYNDALDGRFRDRLKLDDQTGSLTITNIRAEHAGLYQLQIFGGKEVPPKKFSIIVSARLPVPVISRECSSSSSSSSSCSLVCSAVNVSHVTLSWYKGNSLLSSISVSDLSISLSLPLEVEYQDKNTYSCVLNNPTSNQTQHLDITHLCHTCSAGRSPGQDTELNNVCSADEVILEKVELKTVSVTVGESVTLNTGVTEIQGFDVLHWRFGKSGADDTNPFVVIARLNELNNSGCYNHDESFKDRIHLDRVHLDQNTGYLTISDIKPTDFGIYKLNITRNGQNMISKTFLVQDSSESREDASEETNSLLKNGQITENTCL; encoded by the exons ATGATCTGTGTTTTGTCTATCTGCTTCTTACTATGGAAAG GTGTGTCTGGTGCTGAAGATGCAGTGAAGTCAGTATCAGTGacggagggagattcagtcactctagaTGCTGGTCTTATTGAAACACAGAGGGTTGATCTGATACTGTGGACGTTTGGACCTGAAAGCACTCGTATAGCTCAAatcaataaaattattaataaggtctcattataCAATGATGctcttgatgggagattcagagacagactgaagctggatgATCAGAccggatctctgaccatcacaaacatcagAGCTGAACATGCTGGACTTTATCAACTACAGATCTTTGGCGGAAAAGAAGTCCCACCCAAAAAATTCAGTATTATTGTTTCTG CtcgtctgcctgttcctgtcatcagcagagaatgttcttcatcatcatcatcatcatcatcatgttcattggtgtgttcagctgtgaatgtgagtcatgtgactctctcctggtacaaaggaaacagtttattgtccagcatcagtgtgtctgatctcagcatcagtctctctctacctctggaggtggaatatcaggataaaaacacctacagctgtgtgctgaacaatcccaCCAGCAACCAGACTCAACATCTGGACATCACTCACCTCTGTCACACATGTTCAG CAGGACGAAGTCCTGGGCAAGACACTGAGCTGAATAATG TTTGTTCAGCTGATGAGGTCATTCTGGAGAAAGTTGAACTGAAGACGGTGTCGGTGACGGTGGGAGAGTCTGTCACTCTAAACACCGGCGTCACTGAAATACAAGGTTTTGATGTGCTACACTGGAGGTTTGGAAAATCAGGCGCAGATGACACAAATCCGTTTGTTGTCATTGCCAGACTGAATGAACTGAACAATAGTGGTTGTTATAATCATGATGAGAGTTTTAAAGACAGAATACACCTGGATAGAGTACACCTGGATCAAAACACTGGATATCTCACAATCAGTGACATCAAACCTACAGACTTTGGAATTTACAAACTAAATATCACCAGGAATGGACAAAATATGATCTCCAAGACATTTCTTGTCCAAG ATTCTTCAGAAAGCAGAGAAGATGCATCAGAGGAGACAAACTCACTGTTGAAGAACGGACAGATCACTGAAAACACGTGTCTATAG
- the LOC137028015 gene encoding uncharacterized protein isoform X8, which translates to MHRNMLFVFIFAGLLVDGVFGVTGGVKSVSVMEGESVTLYCDVTEIQKADLILWTFGPDSTRIAQINRSANKVSLYNDVLDGRFRDRLHLDKTGSLTITNTRTEHSGVYELQTFGGNEAPPKKFSIIVSAPLPVPDIIRDCSLSEKSPKQNCSLLCSAVNVGHVTLSWYKGNSLLSSISVSDLSISLSLPLEVEYQDKNTYSCVLNNPISNQTQHLDITHLCHTCAGVFSEKDEIKSLSVIEGESLTLYTDVTEIQENERICWKFADSEERHCAEFVVIAKWDKPNNEEYLYNEERFKDCLKLDHKTGSLTISNITPKHYGHYKLQITCDGQNISKTFSVVAYVSSNGKTRDAPEESNPPLKTEEEHIKHWNIIHIYSIVISIPKL; encoded by the exons atgcacagaaatatgctgtttgttttcattttcgCCGGGTTACTCGTGGACG GTGTGTTTGGTGTTACAGGTGGAGTGAAGtcagtgtcagtgatggagggagagTCTGTCACTTTATACTGTGATGTTACTGAAATTCAGAAAGCTGATCTGATACTGTGGACGTTTGGACCTGACAGCACTCGTATAGCTCAAATCAACAGATCGGCCAATAAGGTCTCGTTATATAatgatgttcttgatgggagattcagagacagactacATCTGGAcaagactggatctctgaccatcacaaacaccagaaCTGAACACAGCGGCGTTTATGAACTACAGACCTTTGGTGGAAATGAGGCACCACCGAAGAAATTCAGTATTATTGTTTCTG ctcctctgcccgttcctgataTTATCAGAGACTGTTCATTATCAGAAAAATCACCAAAGCAGAATTGTTCACTGttgtgttcagctgtgaatgtgggtcatgtgactctctcctggtacaaaggaaacagtttattgtccagcatcagtgtgtctgatctcagcatcagtctctctctacctctggaggtggaatatcaggataaaaacacctacagctgtgtgctgaacaatcccatcagcaaccagactcaacatctggacatcactcacctctgtcacacatgtgcaG GTGTGTTCAGTGAGAAAGATGAAATTAAGTCATTGTCCGTGATTGAGGGAGAATCTCTCACGCTATACACTGATGTCACTGAAATCCAGGAAAATGAGCGGATATGCTGGAAGTTTGCTGATTCAGAAGAACGCCATTGTGCTGAATTTGTTGTCATCGCTAAGTGGGATAAACCGAACAATGAGGAATACTTATATAATGAAGAAAGATTCAAAGACTGTTTGAAACTGGACCACAAAACTGGATCTCTCACCATCTCTAACATCACACCTAAACATTATGGACATTATAAACTACAGATCACCTGCGACGGACAGAATATCTCAAAGACGTTCAGCGTTGTTGCCTATGTGA GTTCCAATGGCAAGACAAGGGACGCTCCAGAGGAGTCAAACCCGCCCTTGAAAACAGAAGAGGAGCATATAAAACACTGGAATATAATCCACATCTATTCAATCGTCATTTCAATTCCCAAATTATGA